One region of Theileria equi strain WA chromosome 4 map unlocalized gcontig_1105316255039, whole genome shotgun sequence genomic DNA includes:
- a CDS encoding hypothetical protein (encoded by transcript BEWA_052030A) produces the protein MLSYRQNKSLLLLSATQATKRNRKIHYIGCFIREPRILTTNRPKSFGSISYESARSYHSEVREGPELHRNLETNRHQHDLHRPLVDANDKDNAIITHVQRAILECLRDKSAKNRISALSSLHSFSSLSTSINDVLLENDVLSSLLEILERPYQKSIWTLMNSYVWPKNPIKAEENLIVQEKVLGLLISMALNSKNAKETMKNDIVLKRTLLKIYFYYSPEAIDKGNEKCTSGNFESTIDKNSRVLTNSNGGNDSERIRAFIKELFITLGYQVNEDISLLPSNLIDDNNETKDWTWDKIIPFSSTDGDSKIHIEDLLIPITSNLKQKQSKSTDNYSSHTISWVPYYCKNVSSGITTSIKRYIRINLGCIDEQLSNFKNINAITISSTSGYDTNEDVLGVLALHRIESNVIRYSLISNIRLKPSEDLNRNLIILDLLSSIGSFRDFKILNDIFTELWVLLGSESTDITDIISTNLNLNAITDIINATALVSALPVSEENTAFGIREIRKYSDIWKYLPWRVGLLEIFKSYLKSFVNPTESGSFAGVFDLLGKIGRKLSAADNVLHVSDEVLVNSADIRPDYSSPKNTMEQAKKLQTTLFGFLVELIYLGGDKNFLRLRDDERLIAAIKSVKSQHPKCFKLQEIFADKLSEFEPIIDKRKSYRVFKTNVIGEFSSNSKNNYNIEDSYYGKEPDLNELGDFRLTSWKRYGFCNKQNVGPIYNSNKLLNLLGHHDTNKFKKRGIRILSIDGGGSKGVVALEILSKIFLEIGKPIHEIFDLVCGTSTGGIVAALIALEQVEISNIQKLYDLLISRIFVKDSYHVSGARLLMRHALYDECAFVNLLKTLLGDLELIDYSVDDSCPKFFCLSTQLDTSPLKPVIWRNYNYHPESYTSDYTRMLAKEGSCVIKLADALRATTAAPGYFPAFERNGHIYGDGALHSNNPSLIAYMEAKMIYPNTPIDCLVSVGNGNVTDFTINKNEDNISSLIDKEVPSDLPQSQIQTLKEVFGTFMDHGIVRNCGLKDVASGAPKQLGIEQIISQVISAATNTEIVHSALDNLMEPNKYFRFNPIIPSVRIDETSQKVLDYLKALARNYLREKKTNERMEILKQILML, from the coding sequence ATGTTGAGTTATAGGCAGAACAAAAGCTTACTGTTGCTATCCGCTACTCAAGCCACTAAAAGAAACCGGAAAATTCACTACATCGGATGTTTCATACGTGAACCTAGAATTTTAACCACAAATAGACCAAAATCATTCGGAAGTATATCATATGAATCTGCTAGATCATATCACAGTGAGGTTAGGGAAGGCCCCGAACTTCATAGGAATCTAGAGACAAATAGACATCAACATGATCTACATCGACCTCTAGTAGACGCCAACGATAAAGATAATGCTATTATAACCCATGTGCAGAGAGCCATTCTAGAATGCTTACGGGATAAAAGTGCCAAAAACCGAATATCTGCACTTTCGTCACTCCATTCATTTTCTAGCCTGTCCACAAGTATAAACGATGTTCTTCTAGAGAATGACGTGTTATCTTCCCTCTTGGAGATCTTGGAAAGGCCTTATCAGAAAAGCATATGGACCCTGATGAACAGCTACGTTTGGCCAAAAAATCCGATAAAAGCAGAGGAGAACCTAATAGTTCAAGAGAAAGTATTGGGACTATTGATATCCATGGCTTTAAACTCTAAAAATGCCAAAGAGACCATGAAAAATGACATAGTTTTGAAGAGGACACTTTTGAAGATTTACTTTTACTACTCACCTGAAGCCATAGATAAAGGAAACGAAAAATGTACTTCTGGAAACTTTGAATCAACTATTGATAAAAATTCTCGTGTACTTACAAATTCGAATGGTGGAAATGATTCTGAAAGGATACGAGCATTTATCAAAGAGTTATTTATAACTTTAGGATACCAGGTTAACGAAGATATATCACTTTTGCCATCGAATTTAATTGATGATAATAATGAGACGAAAGATTGGACCTGGGATAAGATTATTCCCTTTTCTTCCACTGATGGCGACTCAAAAATTCATATCGAAGATCTACTTATACCAATCACTTCTAActtgaaacaaaaacaGTCAAAAAGCACAGATAATTATTCCTCTCATACAATATCATGGGTTCCTTATTACTGCAAAAATGTTTCTAGCGGTATAACTACATCCATAAAACGGTATATTAGGATAAATCTTGGTTGTATTGATGAGCAATTATCTAATTTTAAGAACATAAACGCCATAACAATTTCCTCAACGTCTGGGTATGATACTAATGAAGATGTTCTTGGTGTATTGGCTTTGCATCGAATAGAATCAAATGTTATCAGATATTCACTGATTTCTAACATAAGGTTGAAACCCTCTGAAGATTTGAATAGAAACCTTATAATTTTGGACTTACTTTCTTCTATAGGTAGTTTCAGAGATTTTaagattttaaatgatatatttaCCGAGTTGTGGGTACTTCTGGGCTCAGAATCTACCGATATAACTGATATTATTAGTACCAACCTAAACCTGAATGCTATTACTGATATAATAAATGCAACGGCCTTGGTTAGCGCCCTCCCTGtatctgaagaaaatactgcatttgGCATAAGGGAAATTAGAAAATATTCTGATATTTGGAAGTATTTGCCATGGAGAGTTGGTCTGCTGGAAATTTTTAAGTCATATCTAAAATCATTTGTAAATCCAACCGAAAGTGGAAGCTTTGCCGGAGTTTTTGATCTCCTCGGCAAAATAGGCCGAAAACTTTCAGCTGCTGATAACGTGCTCCATGTTTCTGATGAAGTATTAGTGAATTCTGCGGATATACGTCCTGATTACTCTTCTCCAAAAAATACCATGGAACAGGCCAAAAAGTTACAAACAACACTGTTCGGTTTTTTGGTAGAGTTGATATATTTAGGAGGAGACAAGAACTTTTTAAGGCTTAGAGATGATGAAAGGTTGATAGCTGCAATCAAGTCTGTAAAATCACAACATCCAAAGTGTTTTAAATTGCAAGAAATCTTTGCAGATAAGCTCTCGGAATTCGAACCAATAATAGATAAACGTAAAAGTTATAGAGTATTTAAAACAAACGTCATTGGTGAATTTTCTTCGAACTCCAAAAATAATTATAACATTGAGGATTCCTATTATGGAAAAGAACCTGATTTAAACGAGTTAGGTGACTTTAGATTGACTTCCTGGAAGAGATACGGTTTCTGCAATAAGCAAAATGTTGGCCCTATTTACAACTCAAATAAATTGTTGAATCTTTTGGGCCATCATGATACgaacaaatttaaaaagaGAGGAATAAGGATTCTAAGTATAGATGGAGGTGGTTCTAAGGGTGTGGTAGCGCTAGAGATATTGAGCAAAATTTTTCTGGAAATAGGAAAACCTATTCATGAAATCTTTGATTTGGTATGTGGAACATCAACTGGTGGTATTGTGGCTGCGTTAATAGCACTAGAACAGGTAGAAATTTCAAATATACAAAAGTTATATGACTTATTGATATCACGAATATTTGTCAAAGACTCTTATCATGTATCCGGTGCACGTCTTTTAATGCGTCATGCACTATATGATGAATGTGCTTTTGTAAATCTTTTGAAAACGTTATTAGGAGATCTAGAACTTATAGATTATTCTGTAGATGATAGCTGCCCAAAGTTTTTTTGTCTATCGACTCAACTTGATACTTCTCCATTGAAGCCTGTAATATGGAGAAATTATAACTATCATCCTGAATCATATACATCTGATTACACAAGAATGCTCGCAAAAGAAGGTTCTTGTGTCATAAAATTGGCCGATGCGCTCAGAGCTACGACTGCTGCCCCCGGTTATTTTCCTGCATTTGAAAGGAATGGGCATATATATGGTGACGGTGCTTTACACTCTAATAATCCCAGCCTTATTGCATATATGGAGGCTAAGATGATTTACCCAAATACTCCAATAGACTGTCTGGTCAGCGTTGGTAATGGAAATGTCACTGATTTTACAATTAATaagaatgaagataataTTTCTAGCCTTATAGATAAAGAGGTGCCTTCTGATCTACCACAATCGCAGATACAAACTTTAAAGGAGGTATTTGGAACATTTATGGACCACGGAATCGTGAGAAATTGTGGGTTAAAGGATGTGGCATCTGGTGCACCAAAACAACTTGGAATAGAACAGATTATATCGCAAGTTATAAGTGCTGCAACAAACACTGAAATCGTTCACTCAGCTTTAGATAATTTAATGGAACCAAACAAATATTTCAGATTTAATCCGATAATACCGAGTGTACGAATTGATGAAACTAGTCAAAAGGTTTTGGACTACCTCAAGGCTCTTGCTAGAAACTATTTAAGGGAAAAAAAAACAAATgaaagaatggagattcttAAGCAGATATTAATGttataa
- a CDS encoding eukaryotic translation initiation factor 3 subunit 7, putative (encoded by transcript BEWA_052020A), with amino-acid sequence MASINIVANINENGWGPDETDEQTISSCLFPITKFPFEPNLKVDRQIHICDFTFSTYQRNTRESSRYPRSNTGALDEELQFQTVDSRSMLKVRSSQHYKKRVVLKQTTQAFNQKLMEEEAMLLSKQKHPELRRQKIMMQVRNARNNARHHTFNEWSIEPTPLWVVVAEIPFNQLLKQEFNSSTIKVEDLFWRGKLGYYDKKMDYITLKTEVNLQHLSNSYDYYWTSTHDDDCIADVLLETYNNTKKNDVDTTEEKTEVKAKNMPLQSEKNHDSAALDKDLLRYDQIVVAATDQILAVLMTAARSKYSWHLNITKIENQIIIDKANGSIIDMLTVNETAPEPPMQDAEIKVNRPPALGYEAVRVNQNMRQQVLLSETIHEDFGNPPFVEEGDNPSTVAYRYRKFTIPGNPNATNYEKLPITIVTRAEVHAKLQSAQEGYTYVCALNELPSKNHKSWRSQIETQKGALLANEIRNNTTKLQRFVACASMAGCDTFKLAFVTRKQPTDAENHSIIGIHTYTTSNLAVQMGLNMNNAWGAIRSIVQLIIRKPDGQFVLLKDPMKPIIRLYATGDDDEVNDGLKQ; translated from the exons ATGGCCTCAATAAATATTGTAGCAAATATAAACGAAAATGGTTGGGGACCTGACGAGACTGATGAGCAAACCATTTCATCCTGTCTCTTTCCCATAACCAAATTCCCCTTTGAGCCTAACTTGAAGGTAGACCGCCAAATTCACATTTGTGACTTTACCTTTAGCACATACCAG AGAAATACTCGCGAATCTTCTCGTTATCCTAGATCAAATACCGGAGCTTTAGATGAAGAATTGCAATTCCAGACTGTGGATAGCAGATCTATGCTCAAGGTCAGAAGTAGCCAACATTATAAGAAAAGGGTTGTCCTCAAGCAGACAACACAAGCCTTCAATCAGAAGcttatggaggaagaggCCATGTTGTTATCAAAACAGAAACATCCAGAGTTGCGTAGACAGAAGATAATGATGCAAGTCAGAAACGCCAGAAACAACGCACGTCACCATACATTTAATGAGTGGAGTATAGAGCCTACACCCCTGTGGGTTGTTGTCGCTGAGATCCCATTTAACCAGCTTCTAAAACAGGAATTTAATAGTTCAACAATAAAAGTAGAGGATTTATTCTGGCGTGGTAAATTAGGATACTATGATAAAAAGATGGATTATATTACATTGAAGACCGAGGTCAATCTGCAACATTTGTCCAATTCATATGATTACTATTGGACATCTACTCATGATGATGATTGTATCGCTGATGTTTTGCTCGAAACATACAACAATACAAAGAAAAATGATGTGGATACCACAGAAGAAAAAACTGAGGTAAAGGCTAAGAACATGCCACTGCAAAGTGAGAAGAATCATGATTCTGCTGCACTAGATAAGGATTTGTTAAGGTATGATCAGATAGTTGTTGCGGCTACAGATCAAATTTTGGCTGTACTTATGACAGCAGCTAGATCAAAGTATTCTTGGCACCTTAACATCACCAAGATTGAGAACCAGATAATTATCGATAAAGCAAATGGATCTATAATAGATATGTTAACCGTTAATGAAACAGCTCCTGAGCCTCCTATGCAAGATGCTGAGATTAAGGTCAATAGGCCTCCTGCCTTGGGATACGAGGCGGTAAGAGTAAACCAGAATATGAGACAACAGGTATTGTTAAGTGAAACAATTCACGAGGACTTTGGAAATCCTCCCTTTGTTGAAGAAGGTGATAACCCATCTACTGTTGCTTATAGATATAGGAAGTTTACAATTCCCGGAAACCCTAATGCGACTAATTATGAAAAGTTGCCTATAACCATTGTTACCAGAGCTGAAGTGCATGCAAAGCTCCAGTCAGCACAGGAAGGTTATACATACGTTTGTGCTCTTAATGAGCTTCCATCTAAAAATCACAAGTCATGGAGATCTCAAATTGAAACACAAAAGGGCGCATTGTTGGCCAATGAAATCCGTAACAACACCACAAAGCTCCAAAGATTCGTTGCTTGCGCTTCTATGGCTGGTTGTGACACATTTAAACTGGCCTTTGTAACCAGGAAACAGCCAACGGATGCTGAAAACCATAGCATTATCGGTATCCACACATATACCACAAGCAATCTCGCTGTTCAAATGGGTCTGAATATGAACAATGCCTGGGGCGCTATAAGATCAATTGTTCAGCTCATAATTAGAAAGCCAGATGGGCAATTCGTCTTGCTCAAGGATCCAATGAAGCCTATAATTAGGCTTTATGCCACCGGTGACGATGACGAAGTCAACGATGGGCTAAAGCAGTAA
- a CDS encoding conserved hypothetical protein (encoded by transcript BEWA_052010A) gives MMKEEMSIKKLIGISYDEEHMASDLHHDPSNTHQERPFRIRSILNRLKCSTIDNNIGLNHKLWDYMEYIPSKLVSKEILLLCHTESYLDVVKHWTDHFKELYKTKRGGRGVKNPPCLYPLDEDTYMTPDSGKVANLAVGSVISICDELIKGYKDGKVSNSSSIRKGFAIVRPPGHHATSNRMMGFCIYNNIAIAAMYLRKQHELKRIAIIDWDVHQGNGTQEIFYGDPNVLFVSIHRYGTGDDKFYPYIGSIDEMGEGPGLKYNVNIPLEREFEDADLMYAFSSVVIPLLDKFKPEFILVSSGFDAAKGDLLGGCNLSPKGYAWATTKLCTIADKYSEGRLLLVLEGGYEPVMLSKCVEAVTEALLIHELNMGRTADIKEQKDSDLAKPSTINICSALQKLLEINDIIPEFKSLRLLNGNFGGDVVSPRSLNIKWKPYPHKLSDNIFVIAGGHQNQWILPTSKDCNEVAKLCSERESAFYEWLYVINRKPLTILSKETENMRLEFANGLEDTCLSGLRFIEEGIDHDKETRTGHDICAEQKPLYRDDVAIKVIDFITECSAICRPSVFKKWELSCKHTSAIRIRNALYGMKEPCVMDLKMGSRLYGDDCTDPKLIKKKEKKAKKRSCKTHGFHLSGMFKWNRTESNAQYLPQSCAYSMRTDYELVESFKLYFMLAQDKEIITRIIDKLLSKLNDLKDIFEKQKYLAFYGSSLLFVFDSDKRDPENIVESANVYIIDLSHVSHNVGEIDSGYLLGVTSIIRLLEAVKDDIRDRLGHTSRDRLNCCSFCLYLI, from the coding sequence ATGATGAAAGAAGAGATGTCCATTAAGAAGCTCATAGGTATTAGTTATGATGAGGAGCATATGGCATCTGATCTTCATCACGATCCATCAAATACTCATCAAGAGCGTCCGTTCCGTATTCGGTCGATTTTAAATAGATTAAAATGCAGTACTATAGATAATAATATCGGTTTAAATCATAAACTATGGGATtatatggaatatatacCCAGTAAATTAGTGTCTAAggagattcttcttttgtgTCATACAGAATCGTATTTAGACGTGGTTAAACATTGGACAGACCACTTTAAGGAGCTATACAAGACtaaaagaggaggaagaggtgTAAAAAATCCACCTTGTCTCTATCCTCTTGATGAAGATACGTATATGACACCAGACAGCGGGAAGGTTGCTAATTTAGCAGTTGGTTCTGTTATATCCATCTGTGACGAGCTGATTAAAGGGTACAAGGATGGGAAAGTATCAAATTCATCTTCTATAAGAAAGGGGTTTGCTATAGTTCGCCCACCTGGTCACCATGCTACTTCCAATAGAATGATGGgtttttgtatttataacaATATAGCTATAGCTGCAATGTATTTGAGAAAGCAACATGAATTGAAGAGAATAGCGATAATTGATTGGGACGTACATCAGGGTAATGGAACTcaagaaatattttatgGAGATCCGAATGTTTTGTTCGTATCTATACACAGATATGGAACCGGTGACGATAAGTTTTACCCATATATCGGTTCTATTGATGAAATGGGCGAAGGTCCAGGTTTGAAATATAATGTAAACATACCACTGGAGCGTGAGTTTGAAGATGCTGATTTAATGTATGCATTTTCTTCAGTTGTAATACCTCTTTTAGATAAATTTAAACCAGAGTTTATCTTGGTATCATCAGGCTTTGATGCTGCAAAGGGTGATCTTTTAGGTGGTTGTAATCTTAGTCCAAAAGGTTATGCATGGGCAACAACTAAACTTTGCACAATAGCGGATAAATATTCAGAAGGTAGGCTTTTATTGGTATTGGAAGGTGGTTATGAACCTGTGATGTTATCCAAGTGCGTTGAAGCTGTCACAGAGGCACTCTTAATCCACGAATTAAATATGGGAAGAACGGCAGACATTAAGGAACAAAAAGATTCAGATTTAGCAAAGCCTAGTACAATAAACATATGTTCAGCTTTACAAAAATTGTTAGAAATCAATGATATAATACCAGAATTTAAATCTCTAAGGTTAttaaatggaaattttggagGTGATGTTGTTTCGCCAAGATCGCTTAATATAAAATGGAAACCATATCCACATAAACTATCGGATAACATATTTGTTATAGCAGGCGGTCACCAGAATCAATGGATTCTACCGACTAGCAAGGATTGTAATGAAGTTGCGAAATTGTGTTCAGAACGTGAGTCCGCATTTTATGAATGGCTGTACGTTATTAATAGAAAACCACTTACAATACTGTCTAAAGAAACCGAGAACATGAGGTTGGAATTTGCAAATGGTTTGGAAGACACATGCTTAAGTGGATTGCGTTTTATAGAAGAAGGAATAGATCATGACAAGGAAACAAGGACAGGACACGACATTTGTGCCGAGCAAAAACCTTTATATAGGGACGATGTTGCAATTAAAGTCATAGATTTCATAACGGAATGTTCAGCAATATGTAGACCGTCAGTATTTAAAAAGTGGGAATTAAGTTGTAAACACACTTCAGCCATTCGTATTAGAAACGCGTTGTATGGTATGAAGGAACCGTGTGTCATGGATTTGAAAATGGGATCAAGACTCTATGGTGATGATTGTACTGATCCTAAACTcataaagaagaaggagaaaAAGGCAAAAAAACGGTCATGCAAAACTCATGGATTTCATCTTTCGGGTATGTTTAAATGGAACAGAACTGAAAGTAACGCACAATATTTGCCACAATCTTGTGCGTATTCCATGAGAACCGATTATGAGCTGGTGGAGTCCTTCAAGTTGTATTTTATGCTGGCTCAAGACAAGGAGATCATTACAAGAATAATAGACAAATTATTATCAAAGCTGAATGATCTCAAGGATATCTTTGAGAAGCAAAAGTATTTGGCCTTTTATGGTAGCAGTTTGTTGTTTGTGTTTGATTCAGACAAAAGAGATCCAGAAAACATTGTTGAAAGCGCCAACGTTTATATTATAGATTTATCTCACGTATCTCATAATGTTGGTGAGATTGATTCAGGTTATCTTTTGGGTGTAACTTCTATAATTCGCTTGTTAGAAGCGgttaaagatgatattCGTGATCGTCTCGGACACACTTCCAGAGATAGATTAAATTGTTGCAGtttttgtctatatttaATTTAA
- a CDS encoding conserved hypothetical protein (encoded by transcript BEWA_052000A), translating into MESNDPSQLLSGVPPCNVDKLEIINIKKFLLSRSKEIDDMFNLLKRDKKQDRAFQRLPFVMRRRAMSHNPFRIPKSIRMHVVREMAKNMPKAAKRLRKDKQGKLNRLEEYQQRCAKNKWLETHIYHAKRFKMTNIWGYRLALTSTQKSKRRFMRFTKRRCVIHDRSYTKIIAITGQVDSMKETFKHVFLDSEMIFIDSYLSGMVRGGCSFAYSTDKSNPKLISPVNYIWKPSDGGNRTIWFFVHPTACDQLFDILSSFTNLSTKMIDEIVIFELHGPLSSLFLKSVLKINSNISKGNSLWKSLNPENIKLPPSFILPLLIKVPEVYGSFRPGFKIDTMKKNPFMDEDINIPNLDEERGKLFDYKSDNKVETKSRFNVPRLRRKNYPKLVEKILKFSNIQYPKSGNETHFEDENMDIDGGLEDKEQVIPVWVISRSSPLIGFDLLIPANSFSSRIWTLLNRYGALGLGLEDREMIMNEFDQPTFPQDYPETDAGWLHYSNLKNDEITKYLVRPAAKRPNYSLIGIDDPFTFPVNDHKFLNLKISPDLIPKSNLGSFDGFILKSRHILLGCITSGLYHCQENQDFVVIRPTTVSTHPYSRYIIRLVNSIQSRMYDAGPINDIVDYIPSRYYVSAKVSPLSKGSVEFLDRIYAMDPNDFKLFSKQLLRDLCSRNNINFSSHCPKLTEPRHDEYQISKLKVSLYGDLKNCKLDEDIAVKFLNDLNNKGLKNTRECIGFVTSKCMYTFIYPG; encoded by the exons ATGGAGTCGAATGACCCTTCTCAGCTCCTTTCAGGAGTTCCTCCATGTAATGTGGATAAACTTGAGATTATAAACATCAAAAAGTTCCTCCTATCAAGATCCAAGGAGATAGATGACATGTTTAATCTACTAAAACGGGATAAAAAGCAGGACAGAGCATTTCAGAGGTTGCCTTTCGTCATGAGAAGGCGTGCAATGTCTCATAACCCTTTTAGAATCCCAAAGTCTATTCGTATGCACGTCGTAAGGGAGATGGCAAAAAACATGCCAAAGGCAGCTAAACGTTTGAGAAAGGATAAACAGGGGAAGCTCAACCGGTTAGAAGAATATCAACAAAGATGTGCAAAAAACAAGTGGTTAGAAACACATATTTATCATGCGAAACGATTCAAGATGACAAATATTTGGGGATATAGGTTGGCTCTAACGTCAACTCAAAAATCTAAGCGTCGCTTTATGAGATTTACAAAAAGACGTTGTGTCATACATGATCGATCGTACACAAAAATAATCGCAATTACTGGACAAGTGGATTCTATGAAAGAAACATTTAAACATGTTTTTTTAGATTCGGaaatgatatttatagATTCCTACCTCTCAGGAATGGTTCGTGGTGGATGTTCATTTGCATACTCTACTGATAAGAGTAATCCTAAATTGATATCACCTGTAAACTACATATGGAAGCCCTCCGATG GAGGAAATCGTACGATATGGTTTTTTGTACATCCCACTGCTTGTGATCAATTGTTTGATATTCTTTCCAGCTTCACCAACTTATCCACAAAAATG ATCGATGAAATCGTTATTTTTGAGCTCCATGGACCATTGTCATCcttatttttaaaatccGTATTGAAAATAAATTCCAACATCTCCAAGGGCAATAGTCTCTGGAAGTCTTTGAATCCCGAA AATATCAAACTGCCACCGTCTTTCATTCTTCCCTTGTTAATAAAGGTTCCGGAAGTATATGGTAGTTTTAGACCAGGGTTCAAAATCGACacaatgaagaagaatccatttatggatgaagacataaatattccaaatttggATGAAGAACGGGGAAAGCTGTTTGATTACAAATCTGATAATAAAGTGGAAACTAAATCAAGATTTAATGTGCCCAGGTTGCGTAGGAAGAATTATCCTAAACTTGTTGAGAAAATACTGAAATTTTCCAATATACAGTATCCtaaatctggaaatgagACACATTTTGAGGAtgaaaatatggatatagaTGGGGGTTTAGAGGATAAAGAACAGGTGATCCCCGTATGGGTAATTTCTAGGTCATCTCCCTTGATTGGATTTGATTTATTAATACCTGCTAATTCATTTTCAAGCAGAATTTGGACATTGCTTAATCGCTACGGGGCATTGGGTTTAGGATTAGAGGATCGTGAAATGATAATGAATGAATTTGATCAGCCTACGTTTCCACAAGATTATCCAGAAACAGATGCTGGTTGGTTACACTATTCTAATttaaaaaatgatgaaataaCCAAATATTTAGTGCGACCTGCAGCAAAAAGACCAAATTATAGCCTTATTGGAATAGATGACCCGTTCACTTTTCCGGTTAATGACCACAAATTTCTCAATTTAAAGATTTCACCGGATTTGATACCAAAAAGCAATTTAGGTAGCTTTGACGGATTTATATTAAAGTCTAGACACATTTTACTCGGATGTATAACATCCGGACTCTATCATTGCCAGGAAAACCAAGATTTTGTGGTGATAAGACCAACCACGGTCTCTACACATCCCTATAGTAGGTACATTATAAGGTTGGTAAATTCGATACAATCAAGGATGTATGATGCAGGCCCTATCAACGATATTGTTGATTATATTCCAAGCCGCTATTATGTGTCGGCAAAGGTTTCCCCCCTTTCAAAGGGATCTGTTGAATTTCTCGACAGGATATATGCAATGGATCCAAATGATTTCAAATTATTTAGCAAACAACTACTCCGTGATTTGTGTTCCAGAAATAACATAAATTTCAGTTCACATTGCCCCAAATTAACCGAACCAAGACACGACGAGTATCAAATTTCTAAGCTAAAAGTCTCACTTTACGGGGATCTAAAAAATTGCAAATTGGATGAGGATATCGCAGTAAAATTTCTGAATGATTTAAACAACAAGGGACTCAAGAATACTAGGGAATGTATCGGTTTTGTTACCTCAAAATGTATGTATACATTTATTTACCCTGGATAA